The Candidatus Dadabacteria bacterium region AAATCTAAGTATGCTCTGCGCCAGTTCTTCGCCTACCCCATCCACGCGAATAAGGTCCTCGGCCGTGGCTCCCATAAGACTCTCGGGAGTTCTGAATTCGCGGGCTAGCGTCTGCGCGGTTCTGGAGCCCACGTGCTTTATGCTGAGGGAGTTTAAGAATCTCTCAAAACTTACATCCCTGCTTTTTTCTATTTCTTCGAGGAGATTCTCAACGGATTTTTCCGCAAACCCCTCAAGTCCGAGAAGCTGTTCCCTCCTGAGAGTGAAAATATCGGCCATGTTTCTCAGGATTCCTTCGTTTATCAGTTGCTCCACTCTTTTCCCCCCGAGTCCTTCTATGTCAAAAGCGTTTCTCGAAGCGAAAAGACTTATTCTTCCTTTGATCTGCGCGGGACAGGAGGTGTTCGGACAGAGATGAAATGAGCCTTCTCTCTCAATTGAAGCTTCGCAACGGGGGCAGTCCTTCGGCATGGAGAAACTTTCCTTTCCTCTTTCCTTCGAGGGGACGACTTCCACCACTTCCGGTATCACGTCTCCCGCCCTTTGCACAACCACGGTGTCGCCGATTCTCACGTCTTTTTCCCTTACGGTGTCCTCTGTGTGAAGGGACGCCCTCTTTATCTCGATGCCGGATATCTTTACCGGCTCAAGCTCGGCCACCGGGGTGAGGTGTCCCGTTCTTCCGACCTGGATGGTTATATACCTTATTTTCGTGGTTACCTGCTTGGGGGAGAACTTTATGGCCACGCTCCAGCGGGGATATTTCGCCGTTGTTCCCAGGATTTCCTGCAGCCTCCTGCTTCTTACCTTCAAAACGGCCCCGTCGATCTCATAATCAATGGAATCTCTTTTCCGCTCAAGCTCCCTTGCGTACTCAATGGCCTGGTCGATGCCCAGGCAGCCTCTCGGCTCTTCAGCAATGAACCCCCATTTATGGAAAGCCTCGTATATTTCAAGCTCGTCTCTTAAATCCACCCCTTCGCAGCTACCCACTCCCCAGGCGTAAAAGTGCAGGGGACGTCGCGCGGTCACGGAAGAGTCAAGCTGGCGAAGTGAACCTGAAGCCGCGTTCCTCGGGTTTTTAAACAGCGTCCTAAGAGGCTTCGGTTTTTTATCTTCTTTTAAGAGGGTTTCGTTCTCTTTTTCAAGTTCCTCATTAAGTTTTTTAAGCTCTTCATTCAGCTTTGCGAACAGGCTTTTCGGGAATACGACCTCCCCCCTTATCTCGACCAGCTTAGGCTTTCGTCCTCTCCCCGAAAGAGCCAGGGGAACGGACCTTACGGTCTTTACGTTCGCCGTTATCTCCTCTCCCGTTTTCCCATCTCCCCTGGTGGCGCCGTGGAGCAGCTTTCCTTCAGCGTAGGTAAGCGATGCCGAGACTCCGTCGAACTTGGGCTGCAGGACGTATTCGATTTCTTCTTCGGTCTTGAGAAATCTTTTTATCCGCTTGTCAAACTCCCTGGTTTCCTGCTCATCCACTGCGTTATCGATGCTCATCATCGGAATTACGTGGGAGAACGGATTGAACTGCTCGGCAACCTCTCCCGCGACTCTCTGCGAGGGGGAATCCGGGACGGCCAGGCCGTAGTCTTGCTCAAGCTCAACGAGCCTTCTCATGAGTCTGTCATAATCGGCATCGGGAATCTCGGGGTTGCTCTCCGCGTAGTAGAGATGGTCGTGGCGCCTTATTTCCTCTCTCAGGCGGGATATTTCCGCCCGGGCCTGCTTTTTGGTGAGTCGGGCCATTTTACGAGTCGTGGCTTGCAAGCCATTTAAGGAGCCGAGAAAGACCGTAGGTGTTTACGACGTCTGTTTTCTTTACCCATCCCCGCCTTGCCGTTCCGACCCCGAAAATTATCCTTTCAAGGTGCTGTATCCTGTGGGCGTCCGTTGACACCATGATTTTCACCCCGGCCTCAACGGCTTTCCTGGCGTGAGTATCCTTAAGGTCAAGCCTCTTGTAGGATGAGTTTATCTCAAGCGCCTTATCGTGGTCTCTCGCGGTTTCGATAACGGCGTCTATGTCGACCCTGTAGGGCTCTCTCTGCCCTATCAGCCTTCCGGTCGGGTGTCCTAGGGCGTCCACGTTGGGGTTCTCTATGGCACCGCATATCCGTCTTGTCATTTCCCTCTCTTCCATGGAGAAAGAGCCGTGAACCGACGCGACGACGAAATCAAGTTCCCGAAGCACTTCATCTGGATAATCAAGAGAGCCGTCGGGCAATATGTCGACTTCGGAACCCATGAGTATTCTTATCGCTCCGCCTTCGGAGTTTATTTTCTCCACTTCCTCTTTTTTCTGCCAAAGTCTCTTTATGTTTAGCCCCTTTGCTATCCTTGATGAGGGCGAGTGGTCGGTCATGGCTATGTATTCGTAGCCGAGCGAGGTCGCCTTGTCCGCCATCTGCCGTATCGTTGACGCTCCGTCGCTCCAGGTTGAATGGGCATGAAGGTCTCCCCTTAAGTCTTCTACCTTAAGCAGCGCGGGAAGTTCCCCTGCGCGTGCCGCTTCGATCTCTCCGCGGTCTTCCCGCAGCTCAGGGGAAATGTAGTCTAGCCCGAGGGATTCGTAGATTTCTCCCTCGGAGACAAAGTAGCCATTACCGTTTCGGATGCCCACGGGACCCGTCTCAAGACCCTTAGCCGCCGCGATTTCCCTTATTCTTGCGTTATGGGAGCGCGAGCCCGTAAGGCTCTGAAGCGCTGAGCCGTAGCAGTGGGGCTCTACGACAAGAAGATCGGTCCGCACCCCGGTCTGCGTGAGGACCCGCGCGCTGTTTTCGGTTCTGCGGAGAACCTCCTTGGTGAAGCCGAGGGCTATGAATTCCTCAATCGCTCCCGCATGGTCATCCGCCGAGGCGATTATGTCTATGTTCGCGACGGTTTCCCTCATTCTTCGAAGCGAACCGGTGAGTTCGGCCCGC contains the following coding sequences:
- the polX gene encoding DNA polymerase/3'-5' exonuclease PolX, whose protein sequence is MDSVNNEIAKIFSRIADSLEILDENVFKINAYRKASRNISSMPDSLEEFDGEKELSTIPGIGKDLSQKIIEHRLTGKIAYYEEIKKQVPDELAELLDIRGVGPKFLRTLVKHFGVADIESLKETIASPDILEVDGIGKKKIEQISRSVEVFEGGKKRMRLTEAHPLGTAIKEEIEEIPGVLRAELTGSLRRMRETVANIDIIASADDHAGAIEEFIALGFTKEVLRRTENSARVLTQTGVRTDLLVVEPHCYGSALQSLTGSRSHNARIREIAAAKGLETGPVGIRNGNGYFVSEGEIYESLGLDYISPELREDRGEIEAARAGELPALLKVEDLRGDLHAHSTWSDGASTIRQMADKATSLGYEYIAMTDHSPSSRIAKGLNIKRLWQKKEEVEKINSEGGAIRILMGSEVDILPDGSLDYPDEVLRELDFVVASVHGSFSMEEREMTRRICGAIENPNVDALGHPTGRLIGQREPYRVDIDAVIETARDHDKALEINSSYKRLDLKDTHARKAVEAGVKIMVSTDAHRIQHLERIIFGVGTARRGWVKKTDVVNTYGLSRLLKWLASHDS
- the ligA gene encoding NAD-dependent DNA ligase LigA; the encoded protein is MARLTKKQARAEISRLREEIRRHDHLYYAESNPEIPDADYDRLMRRLVELEQDYGLAVPDSPSQRVAGEVAEQFNPFSHVIPMMSIDNAVDEQETREFDKRIKRFLKTEEEIEYVLQPKFDGVSASLTYAEGKLLHGATRGDGKTGEEITANVKTVRSVPLALSGRGRKPKLVEIRGEVVFPKSLFAKLNEELKKLNEELEKENETLLKEDKKPKPLRTLFKNPRNAASGSLRQLDSSVTARRPLHFYAWGVGSCEGVDLRDELEIYEAFHKWGFIAEEPRGCLGIDQAIEYARELERKRDSIDYEIDGAVLKVRSRRLQEILGTTAKYPRWSVAIKFSPKQVTTKIRYITIQVGRTGHLTPVAELEPVKISGIEIKRASLHTEDTVREKDVRIGDTVVVQRAGDVIPEVVEVVPSKERGKESFSMPKDCPRCEASIEREGSFHLCPNTSCPAQIKGRISLFASRNAFDIEGLGGKRVEQLINEGILRNMADIFTLRREQLLGLEGFAEKSVENLLEEIEKSRDVSFERFLNSLSIKHVGSRTAQTLAREFRTPESLMGATAEDLIRVDGVGEELAQSILRFFEDPERKSVVEALLRQVRIEEEPEPSGENEKISGKTFVLTGTLSVTREQVKSEIERLGGKVVNSVSGKTDFLVSGADPGTTKLQKARELGTDIITEEHLKSLIGL